Genomic segment of Phreatobacter oligotrophus:
GCCGTGACCCGCGCCGCCGCGTCGAAGTCGGCCTTCGACTGGTAGAAATGCAGGATGCCGCGATCCTCGCAGTCGAAATCGATGCCCTCCTCGGCGGCCATCTGCCGGAGGTGGGCGCGGGCCTCGATGGCGAGCCGCGCCGTGGTGATGGTGTTGTCCTCATGCGCCGGGATGGCGGCGAGGAATTCGCCCATCCAGCTGATCTTGTGCCAGGAGGGCTTGGGGTTCACCAGCAGCGGCGCGCCCGGCGACATCATCCATTTCAGGCCCTTGAGCACCGTGCCCCAGCTGTTCCACACTTCCGCATTGGAGGCGGAGAGCTGGCCGCCATTGGCGAAGGAGGTCTCCATCGCGGCATAGGGGTGGCGGTCGAAGAGGGTGACGCGGCAGCCGCGGCGGGCGAGGCTATAGGCGGTGGTCACGCCGGTGATGCCGCCGCCGATGACGGCGACGTTGATCGTGTCTGAGGTGGGCATAGCGGGTCTCCTTCCGCGCACGGCGGATCGAAGCCCCCTCTGTCATTGGCCTGAGAGCATCCCGCGGGGCCGGTCATCGGACCTGCGGTTACACCATCGGCGGGAGCTGCTGCTCCACTTTTCAGAGTCACGTTTCGGCGCGGTCTGTTTGCCTGAGAGTTTCCGGGGCGGTTGCTCCTTCGGCGCCGCGGCAGGTGAAACCCCCGCGAACTCTTCCGCGGTCATGAGGGTAGAGCCTTCCCGGCATTCGTCAAGATCGGGAGACGCGGGACGGCACGCCACCGGGGCGCCAGGCTCCGGCGGCTCTGTTGCGCGGCCCCTGCCCGGCCGCATCGGCTGCCTCTCTTCTTCGACGGGGCCTGAAACCGGTGGTGAAGCATGGCCGGCCTCGCCGCGCGCGGCCGCCGCGATCAGCTGCAATTCGAGACCTGGTTGGCACAGATGCCGCGCCACCATCCCCGCTCTCCGCCGATCTCGACCAGCCCCCAGTTTCCCGAGCAGGCGTGGAGGCGTTCGACGACGTCGCCGGGACCGATGGGCGTTGGCTCACGCGCCACCGGCCGAATCGCGGAAAACTCGCTGGGCGCCTGCCGCAGTTCGCCGCGAGCCAGTCCGGTATTGGCAAGCGCCGCGCCGATGAGGCTCGCCGGGACCCATCCCTGGCCGCGCGGCGCCTGGGGCAGCGTGCGGGGATAGCGCTCGCCATAGGCCACTCCCGGTGCGGTGATGTCCCGCACCAGAAACCACCCCGGCCGGGAGCCGATCACCCTGAACTGGGAGCGGTAGGTCTGGCCTCGATCACCAAGGCGGTCGGGCGCCTTCCACGGCGGGGGTATCCGGCCGATCGCCCGTGCCTGCGCATTGGGAGCCGCGCGCAGGGTCATCCCGGCGGGATCGGGGTCCATCGACCAGGCGGTGATGTCGCAAGTCTCGGTGCCGCGCGGCAGCCGCCTGCGGTCGGAACGCATCCCCTCTGACTGACCAACAAAACGCTCCCACCACTCGTCGTCCTGGACTGAATTGCCCTCGACCACGCGCGTGTTCACGGCGATGAGCCTGGTCTCGCTCACCACCAGATCGACTTCGATCGCCTGGCCCTCGTCATCCGCGCGTCCCGGACGCGATGGATCGTCGGCGTCTGCGCGGAAAAGAGCGACATAGCCCTTGATGTTGTGGTCGAGACTGTCGGGCTTGAGGGTCCTGACCGGCCCGGCTCGCCAGCCGGGGGGCGTGGCCGCGATCGCAGCGTCAAGCCAGGCATGGCTATCGACCAGTCTCACCTCGTTATTCCTGACGAGATAGGCCGTCCGGATCTGCCAGCCGACGAGCACCAGCGCACCGCCGTCCGGCGTCGTCGCCAGCTGGGTGAAGAAGTTCGGCTTGTCCCTCGATATGTCATAGGGCTCGAGGAAGCGGCCGATCACGCGCTCCTGCGCGCCCGTCCCCTTCGAGAGGATGATCAACCGCACGGGCTGCTCGATGCCGGCGCCGCCGCCCTCGCCGGTTTCGAAAAGCCTGCCGACAACGACCTTCAGACGCTCGGCGCCCACGGGATATTCGGAGAGGTCGTATTGCTCGCAGCGTAATGCGCCGCCGGGACGACCGCGGGCTGATGGATCCTGGCTGCGCAGGAAGACAGGGTCGCTGCGCCAGTCCGTGTCGCCGAGGCTGCAGGACGGTATCGGCGTTGGCTGCTGGGCAAGGCTTGGCGCAACGCCTCCCAGCATCGCGGCAAAAGTCGCGATCAGTTGAAAGGTGCGCATGGCATCGGACATGGAGCTTCTCCCGGAGCGGCTTATCCCCGCGGGATGCTGAAGGCTCATGCCGTCACGGAAAGCCCGTGTTTCAGATCGGCGATCTTGCGGCCGACGTCCCACGTTCTCGGCTGGACCCGTTTGCGGGGATGACCCGCGGGGGCTGACTGGATGGGGCCGCAAGAACGTTGAGCGCATTGCCGGTGCGTTGCTGTGGGGCGAACGGCGCTTTTCCTCGTTTCGGCGACGTTACTTTCGCGGTATGGAAAAAGGACGCGCGGCAAGCCGGCGCCCTTCGCCGCCCGGCAGGAACGCGCCAGGGGACGACCAGCATGCCTGTTGCCGCTCCGCCACTGACCCTCGCTCGCCTGGCCATCGCCTTCGCCGCTGGCGCTCTGGCGGTCCTCTTGTTCCATCAGGTCGCCGTCCTGATGATCGCCAGGGCGGGCATCGCACCCCTCAGGGCCTTTGTGTTCGATCCCGTCGCGCCATTCGGGATCCCGCAAGTCATGAGCCTGGCCTTCTTCGGTGGGTTGTGGGCCGTGGTCTTCACGGTGATCTGGACGCGGTTCGGAAGTGCGGTCCGTCTGCCGTTCTGGGCCGCGGCGGCGATCTTCGGCGCCGTGGCTCCGACGCTCGTGGCCTGGTTCGTGGTTGCGCCCCTGAAAGGCCAGCCCGTCGCAGCGGGGTTCAACCCGGCAAGGATGTGGATCGGGCCTGTTCTCAATGGACTGTTCGGCCTCGGCGTCGGCCTGATGATCCCTCTCGGGGCCAGGCTGTGGGGCGAGCAGCGCAGGGGGACACCGTCACCCACCGCATTGCGCGATTGACCGGGTCCTTCCCGTCGCGACGCAGGCGAGCGAGACAGGTGCGCGCCCTCGCGCCGGCTCCGGCAAGGCGAAGCATCATCCTGGCGCCTGTCCCTGATCGCCCGGGTGCAAACGTTTCCGAGGTCCGCTTGGGGCCCCAGCAGCGACATTGGCCTAGCAATTTCAAGGACGATTGGCGGAGAGGGAGGGATTCGAACCCCCGATACGGTTGCCCGTATGCCGCATTTCGAGTGCGGTGCTTTCAACCACTCAGCCACCTCTCCGCGGTCGCAAGGCGGTGCGAGAAGACGCGCCGCCCGAGTTGAAGCGAAGCGCGACATAGCGGAACGGACGGCCGCATTCAAGCACGGCGTCGCGGCGGGGACGGAATTTCGCAGGAACAGCGTCGACGGCCTTCATGCCCTGCGACCGCCCGCCGTGCATCCCGGCCGGCACGGCCTCGCCCCTCGGGGCAGCCGGGCGACACGGCCTCCCCGGCCGCAGAGGCAAAAAAGGGCGGCGCCCTGCGGGTTTTCCTTGACTCGCGCGCCTGTTTCCATCATTGAGCCGCGTCCCGCTTCCGCTTGGCTGAGAACCGTCCGGTTCCGTCGTGCGATGCGGGCGTCACCAACAACCGCCGGTCCGCCGGCGGCAAGACCAAACAAGAAGACGGCCGGCCAAGGCGCGAGGGGCTTCCCTCCCGACCCGCCAGGCATCGTCGACAAGGACCGAAAACGATGTACGCAGTCATCAAGACTGGCGGCAAGCAGTACAAGGTTGCCGCCTCCGACACGATCACCATCGAGAAGCTCGAGGCTGCGGCCGGCGAGACGGTGGTGTTCCCCGAGGTGCTCATGGTCGGCGGCGACGCCGGCATCACCATCGGCTCCCCCTTCGTGGCCGGCGCCTCCGTGGCCGCCGAGGTCGTGAAGCAGGCCCGCGGCCCGAAGACCATCTCGTTCCGCAAGCGCCGCCGCCAGAATTCGAAGCGCAAGAAGGGTCATCGCCAGGACCTGACCATCGTGCGCATCGCCGAGATCCTCACCGGCGGCGCCAAGCCGTCGAAGGCCGCTGCCGCGCCGAAGGCCGACAAGGCCGAGGGCAAGGCCGCCAAGGCCGAGGTCGCCGAGACCGCTGCTGCCCCGACCGGCAAGATGGACACGTCCAACCTGTCGCTGATCGCCGGCATCGGCCCGACGATCGAGAAGAAGCTGCGCGCCGCCGGCATCACCTCCTGGGAGGAGATCGCCTCCTGGGATGACGCTGCGCTCGAGGCGAAGGACAAGGAGCTCGGGCTCCGCGGCCGCGCCAAGCGCGAGGAATGGGTCGAGCAGGCCAAGGAGCTGCTGGCTGGCAAGCCGCCGCGCGCCAAGGTCGACAAGGCCGAGCTGGAATCCGGGGAAGACAAGTAAGCGGGGCTCTTCGCCACGCTCTTGCCATCTCTCTGCACAACACGTCTTATAAGACCAACGGAATCGGGAGCTCCTCATGGCTCACAAAAAGGCAGGCGGCTCGTCGCGTAACGGTCGCGACTCGAACGCCCAGCGTCTCGGTGTGAAGCGGTTCGGCGGCCAGCAGGTCGTCTCCGGCAACATTCTCGTGCGTCAGCGCGGGACGAAGTTCCATCCCGGCACCAATGTCGGGCTTGGCAAGGATCACACGCTCTTCGCGACCACCGACGGCCGCGTAGAGTTCCGAACGAAAGCGAATAACCGTACCTACGTGTCGGTTGTTCCGATGATTGCCGCCGCCGAGTAACAGGCGGCACCGACATCGGGGCCGCCGGCGAGTTCGCCAGGCTGCCCCATGATCGCGGATCGAAGATCGAGGGGCGCCAGGCGAGACAGCCGGGCGCCCCTTTCTTCTTCGGTCCTGGAAATGGTTCCAGGCCCGCTGACAGGCAAGGGAAGGAACCTGCCATGACTGCCCTGGAAACCGAACTGGAAGGCCGCCTCGGCGGCGATCTGCGCGAGAGCTGTATGCCCGTCCTCGAGACGGAGCGGCTCGTTCTCCGTGTGCCGCGTTTCGAGGACGTCCCGGCGGTCGTGGCGCTGGCCAATGACCGACGGATTGCCGAGATGACGGCCAATCTCCCGCATCCCTATGCGGCGAAAGACGCGGAGAACTGGATCGCCAACGCCTGGACCTCCCAGGACCATCCCCTTCTCATCACCCTCAAGGCCAACGGCGCGCCCATCGGTGCGACGGGCTTCGTGATGCCCGATACAGGCGATCCCGAAATCGGTTACTGGCTCGGCACCGCCCATTGGGGCCGCGGCTATGCGACGGAGGCCGCCCGCGCCGTCGTCGATCACCTGTTCACGGATCGCGCCGCCGAGGCGGTGGCCGCCCGCGCCCGGGTCGTCAATCCGGCCTCGCGCCGCGTCATCGAGCGTTGCGGCTTCCAGTGGGTCGGCGCCGGCCTCACCCGCTCGCGCCTGCTGGCGAGCTCGGTGCCGGTCGACAAGTTCCGCCTCGACCGCACGCTCTGGGCCAGCCTCAAGGCCTGGCGCGACCCGATCCTGCGGCGCTCCGCGCCGAAGGTCGTTGCGGGTTGCCTGGCGTGAGCCTCGTCCTGCAGCCCCCCGCCGGCACGGCCGGCGGGGTTCGCGGGAGGACCGGTTGAACGGCCCTTTCCTGCCCCATGTGCCGCTGACGACGCGTCGGCTGGTCCTGCGCCAGCCGAGCTTCGACGACGTGCCGCGCCTCGCCCGCCTCGCCGGCGACAGGGACGTCGCGCGGATGCTCCTTGTCGTCCCGCATCCCTATACTGAGGCCCATGCTTCCGCCTTCATCGGCGACGTGCTCGCCTCGAACCTCACGGGCGATTCCCTCGCTCTCGCCGTGGCGCGGGCGAAGGAGCCCCACGCCCTCATCGGCCTGGTCAGCTTTTCCCGCGAGGGCCCCGCGGCGACCATCGGCTGGTGGTTCGGCAAATCCGTCTGGGGCAAGGGATTCGCCACCGAGGCGGTGAGGGCCATGATCGCCCTCGCCTTCCGTGATCCGGAGATCCAGCGACTCGACGCCGGAGCCTTCGCCGACAACCCGGCCTCGCTGAGGGTGCAGGAAAAGCTTGGCTTCCGCCGCACCGGCGAAAGCGTGAAGACCAGCGCCGCCCGTGGCGCCGATGTGCCCCATGTGGACATGAGCCTGGCGCGCGCGGCCTTCGAGGCCGCCGCGTCGCATTGAGAATGCCGTGCGCCGGCGCTAGGGAGGATGGATGAACAGCACCTCCATCCCCATCGGCGTCGTCACCGTCTCGGATCGCGCCAGCCGCGGCCTCTACGAGGACAAGGGCGGCCCCGGCATCGTCGCGGCGCTGACCGACCTGCTCGCCAGCCCCTGGCACGCCGTGCCGCGCGTCATCCCCGATGAGCAGGCGGTGATCGAGGCGGCGCTGATCGAACTCGCCGACCAGGAGCACTGTCCGCTGATCCTCACCACCGGCGGCACCGGCCCGGCGATCCGCGACGTCACGCCCGAAGCCACGGAAGCCGTCTGCCAGAAGATGATGCCGGGTTTCGGCGAGCTGATGCGCCAGGTGAGCCTCAAGGTCGTGCCGACCGCCATCCTGTCGCGGCAGACGGCTGGCATCCGCGGCCGGTCGCTGATCGTCAACCTGCCGGGCAAGCCCTCGTCGATCCGCGAGTGCCTCGACGCGGTGATGCCCGCCATCCCCTATTGCATCGACCTGATCGAGGGCCCGCGGCTGGAGACGAACCCCGCCCATTGCGTGGCCTTCCGGCCGAAGGGGGCGTGAGACGCGCCTAGCGCGATCGGGCGCTTCGCCGGGCAGGCGGAGAGAGCCCGAGGAAGACGAACAAGGCGCGGTTCAGCCGGAGGATGTCGTCATCGGCGAGTCGCCCGATGCAAACGCCCAGCTTGCTCCGCGGCACGGTCGTGACCTTGTCGACCATGAGGCGGCTCGCCGCGCGCAACCCGTTTGTTGGATCCGGCTCAATCACCAGCCGGAACAGCGGGGCATCCGTGGTGTCCGTCGTGAACACGCAGATCGTGACCGACCCGGTCTGCGCGAAATGATCATCCTGGATGATGACGGCGGGCCGCGGCTTTCCCGCATAGTCCTGACCGCCGGCGACGGTCCAGACCTCACCGCGTCTCACGGCTCAGGCCCACCAGCCGATATGGCATCGATGAAGGCCTGGTCGGCTTCGGCCTCGACACTGGCGGCGACGGCTGCCGACTGGCGCCGGGCTTCCCGTTCAAACGCCGCGGAGCGCATATCCGGGACCCAGATCTGGATGGGACGAAGCCCGCGCTCGCGCAGGGACAGGCGATGGCGGCGAACCTTGTCCCGTCCCGCATCGCTTTGGGCCTTCGGCGCCATGACGATCTCCCTGCTGGTGACATGTAACCCATCGGGTGCCGTCCTGCCAGCCTGATGGCGCGCTTCACCTCCTCCGGTGACCGGTCTAGCCTTCGTCGACACGCACAACGGAGGCGATCATGGACCGGCGCGACGCAACCGCAGCACTCTTCGGCCTCGGGGCGCTGTCGGCGCTGGCGACACCCGCCGCGGCCCAGGCGCAGGCCACCCGCACCGCCCCGCTCGGCGGGGCCATCACCGACGTCGCCGGCGTGAAGGTCGGGCACTTCACCGACACGCGCCGCCCGACCGGCTGCACGGTCCTGATCACCGAGGAAGGGGCGACGGCCGGCGTCGACGTGCGCGGCGCAGCGCCGGGCACGCGGGAGACCGATCTCCTCAATCCCACCAATCTCGTCGACCGCGTCCATGCCATCATGCTGGCCGGCGGCAGCGCCTTCGGGCTTGAGGCTGCCACCGGCGCGGTGCGCTTCCTCGAGGAGAAAGGCATCGGCTTCCCCGCAGGACCGGCGCGCGTGCCCATCGTGCCGGCCGCCATCCTCTTCGATCTCGGCATGGGCGACCATCGCATCCGCCCGGATGCCGAGGCCGGCTACAAGGCCTGCGCCGCCGCCACGACCGAAGCCCCCGCCGAGGGCTCGGTCGGTGCGGGCGCTGGCGCAACGGTCGGCAAGGCCTATGGCCTCGCCCGCGCCATGAAGGGCGGCATCGGCACGGCCTCGGTCAAGGTCGGCAAGGTGACGGTCGGCGCGCTGGTGGCGGTCAATGCGGTCGGCGACGTCATCGATCCGCGCTCGGGCGAGGTGATCGCCGGAACCCGCACCGAGGATGGCCGACGCCGCCTCGGCCTCACCCAGGCGATCCTGCGCGGCGAGCTGCCTCCCGCGCTCCAGGCCGGCATGGCGACCACCATCGGCATCGTCGCGACCGACGCGCAGCTGACCAAGGCGCAGGCGCAGAAGATCGCCCAGCAGGCCCATGACGGCCTCGCCCGCACCATCGACCCCATCCACACCATGTGGGACGGCGACACGCTGTTCTGCGTCGCCACGGGCAAGAGCGGCGTCACCGGCAACATGATGGCGCTCGGCGCCATCGCCGCGCAGGTCATGGCGGCGGCGGTGATCCGAGCCGTGCTGGCGGCGAAGGCCGTGCCGGGTCCGGGGGTACCGGCGGTGCCGGGCGCCAGCGAGTTCGGCTAAAGGCTCACGAGCCCCGGCGAGGCACCGTCGCCAGGAACTCCCCGAGCTCGGTCTTCCAGAACCGCGCCATGCCGGTCGTGCCGTGGCCACGCGTCTGCGCGCTCGCCGGGATCAGCAGCAGCCGGGCATTGGGGATGCGCTTCAGCTCGCGCTCCATGATTCCTGTCTCGGGCGGATTGCGCTCGTCATCGGCCGAGTTGATGGCGAGCACCCGCGCCCGGATGCGGTCGAGCCGCGGCGCGGGATTGTAGTCCCGCGAGGAATCCCACTGGTACATGAAGTCGTTGGCATCGGCCGTGAAGGGCGCAGCAAGACGGCCGTCCAGCAGCTTGTCGGCGGCCTCGCGGGTCGGCGCCATCTCCTGGTAGGCGAGCGTGCCGCCATTGGTGGCGATGCCGTAGAAGACGTTGGCGACCCGCAGCGCCTTCGGCTGCGTCGTGTAATTGCCGTTGTTCCAGTCGGGATCGTTGCGCACGCTGTCGATGATCAGCCGCCGCATCATCCAGTTGCGGCTGGACATCTCGGTCGGCTGAGAGGCCATCGGCACCAGCGCGTCCATGAAGTCGGGATGGGTGACGCCCCAGATCCAGGCATGCATCCCGCCCATGGAATTGCCGATGATCAGCCGCACCCGGCGGATGCCGAGGCCCTCGGTCAGCAGCCGGTGATGGCCGGCGACCATGTCGTCGTAATTGTAGCGCGGGAAGGCGGCGCGCATCCCGTCGGAGGGCTTCGACGACTGCCCTGCGCCGATGGCGTCGGGGATGATGATGAAATACTTCGTGGCATCCAGCGGCTGGCCCGGCCCGAAGAGCTCGCCGGCAAAGCCCGGATTGACCATGCTCGCGGCCGAACCCGCCGTGCCGTGCAGCACGAGCACGGGTTCGCCGGAGGGGTTGCCGATGGTGAGGTAGCTGAGCTTCACCTCCGGCAGCACCGCGCCGGTGTGGAAGCGGAAGTCGCGGGCCACATAGGTGCCGCGCTTCGGCTCGGGGTAGTCGGCGGCGATGGCCGCCGCCGCCAGGAACGGCAGCAGCAGACAGGCGGCGATGAGCCGCGCGAGGCGCGTCATGAGCATGGTCGTCCCTCCCGGATCGGCCCGGTGCGGCGGGAAACCGCCCGGAGCTCTTGGGAGGGACTATGGCGCGCCCTCAGGAACGGCGGCAAGCCCGCCGCCG
This window contains:
- a CDS encoding P1 family peptidase, with product MDRRDATAALFGLGALSALATPAAAQAQATRTAPLGGAITDVAGVKVGHFTDTRRPTGCTVLITEEGATAGVDVRGAAPGTRETDLLNPTNLVDRVHAIMLAGGSAFGLEAATGAVRFLEEKGIGFPAGPARVPIVPAAILFDLGMGDHRIRPDAEAGYKACAAATTEAPAEGSVGAGAGATVGKAYGLARAMKGGIGTASVKVGKVTVGALVAVNAVGDVIDPRSGEVIAGTRTEDGRRRLGLTQAILRGELPPALQAGMATTIGIVATDAQLTKAQAQKIAQQAHDGLARTIDPIHTMWDGDTLFCVATGKSGVTGNMMALGAIAAQVMAAAVIRAVLAAKAVPGPGVPAVPGASEFG
- a CDS encoding alpha/beta fold hydrolase, giving the protein MTRLARLIAACLLLPFLAAAAIAADYPEPKRGTYVARDFRFHTGAVLPEVKLSYLTIGNPSGEPVLVLHGTAGSAASMVNPGFAGELFGPGQPLDATKYFIIIPDAIGAGQSSKPSDGMRAAFPRYNYDDMVAGHHRLLTEGLGIRRVRLIIGNSMGGMHAWIWGVTHPDFMDALVPMASQPTEMSSRNWMMRRLIIDSVRNDPDWNNGNYTTQPKALRVANVFYGIATNGGTLAYQEMAPTREAADKLLDGRLAAPFTADANDFMYQWDSSRDYNPAPRLDRIRARVLAINSADDERNPPETGIMERELKRIPNARLLLIPASAQTRGHGTTGMARFWKTELGEFLATVPRRGS
- a CDS encoding GNAT family N-acetyltransferase, with product MNGPFLPHVPLTTRRLVLRQPSFDDVPRLARLAGDRDVARMLLVVPHPYTEAHASAFIGDVLASNLTGDSLALAVARAKEPHALIGLVSFSREGPAATIGWWFGKSVWGKGFATEAVRAMIALAFRDPEIQRLDAGAFADNPASLRVQEKLGFRRTGESVKTSAARGADVPHVDMSLARAAFEAAASH
- a CDS encoding 50S ribosomal protein L21, whose product is MYAVIKTGGKQYKVAASDTITIEKLEAAAGETVVFPEVLMVGGDAGITIGSPFVAGASVAAEVVKQARGPKTISFRKRRRQNSKRKKGHRQDLTIVRIAEILTGGAKPSKAAAAPKADKAEGKAAKAEVAETAAAPTGKMDTSNLSLIAGIGPTIEKKLRAAGITSWEEIASWDDAALEAKDKELGLRGRAKREEWVEQAKELLAGKPPRAKVDKAELESGEDK
- a CDS encoding type II toxin-antitoxin system PemK/MazF family toxin, translated to MRRGEVWTVAGGQDYAGKPRPAVIIQDDHFAQTGSVTICVFTTDTTDAPLFRLVIEPDPTNGLRAASRLMVDKVTTVPRSKLGVCIGRLADDDILRLNRALFVFLGLSPPARRSARSR
- a CDS encoding GNAT family N-acetyltransferase codes for the protein MTALETELEGRLGGDLRESCMPVLETERLVLRVPRFEDVPAVVALANDRRIAEMTANLPHPYAAKDAENWIANAWTSQDHPLLITLKANGAPIGATGFVMPDTGDPEIGYWLGTAHWGRGYATEAARAVVDHLFTDRAAEAVAARARVVNPASRRVIERCGFQWVGAGLTRSRLLASSVPVDKFRLDRTLWASLKAWRDPILRRSAPKVVAGCLA
- the mog gene encoding molybdopterin adenylyltransferase, which produces MNSTSIPIGVVTVSDRASRGLYEDKGGPGIVAALTDLLASPWHAVPRVIPDEQAVIEAALIELADQEHCPLILTTGGTGPAIRDVTPEATEAVCQKMMPGFGELMRQVSLKVVPTAILSRQTAGIRGRSLIVNLPGKPSSIRECLDAVMPAIPYCIDLIEGPRLETNPAHCVAFRPKGA
- a CDS encoding antitoxin MazE family protein, producing MAPKAQSDAGRDKVRRHRLSLRERGLRPIQIWVPDMRSAAFEREARRQSAAVAASVEAEADQAFIDAISAGGPEP
- the rpmA gene encoding 50S ribosomal protein L27 — protein: MAHKKAGGSSRNGRDSNAQRLGVKRFGGQQVVSGNILVRQRGTKFHPGTNVGLGKDHTLFATTDGRVEFRTKANNRTYVSVVPMIAAAE